A single region of the Musa acuminata AAA Group cultivar baxijiao chromosome BXJ1-11, Cavendish_Baxijiao_AAA, whole genome shotgun sequence genome encodes:
- the LOC135596602 gene encoding sugar transport protein MST4-like, producing the protein MDDFLEEFFPAVFERKHKAKEDNYCKFDNQNLQLFTSSLYLAALVASFVASKICTKHGRKLTMQAASIFFLVGVILNAAAVNIAMLIIGRILLGVGVGFANQAVPLFLSEIAPVHVRGALNILFQLDVTIGIFVANIVNYLVSNIHPWGWRLALGLAGVPAMMLCLGSMVIAETPTSLIEREMLMEGLAMLKKIRGTDNVDAEYEEILHACEMARQVKQPFKNLMKRSSRPQLVIAIVMQVFQQFTGINAIMFYAPVLFQTIGFKNDASLLSAVITGIVNVLSTVVSVVLVDKVGRRFLLLEACGQMLITQVAIGGILLVNLKATNELGHGVAVWVVVLVCLFVSSFAWSWGPLGWLIPSETFPLATRTAGYAFAVSSNMLFTFVIAQAFLSMMCHLRAGIFFFFGAWIVVMGLFVIFLLPETKNVPIDEMTEKVWKQHWFWKRFMDEEEDKKHSV; encoded by the exons ATGGATGACTTCTTGGAGGAGTTCTTCCCTGCGGTCTTTGAGAGGAAGCACAAAGCCAAGGAAGACAACTATTGCAAGTTTGATAACCAAAACCTTCAGCTTTTCACTTCATCATTGTACCTTGCTGCCTTGGTAGCCAGCTTCGTAGCTTCGAAGATTTGCACGAAACATGGCCGGAAGCTCACTATGCAAGCAGCATCaatattcttcttggttggtgtCATCCTGAACGCAGCTGCTGTGAACATTGCCATGCTGATCATCGGAAGGATTCTCCTCGGAGTTGGTGTTGGATTTGCCAATCAG GCAGTTCCTCTATTCTTGTCGGAGATCGCACCAGTTCACGTCCGTGGAGCCTTAAACATCCTCTTCCAACTTGACGTGACCATCGGGATCTTTGTGGCGAACATTGTAAACTACTTGGTGTCCAATATCCACCCCTGGGGGTGGAGACTTGCGCTTGGCTTGGCTGGAGTGCCGGCGATGATGCTTTGCTTGGGCTCCATGGTGATTGCGGAGACCCCGACGAGCCTCATCGAGCGTGAGATGCTTATGGAAGGCTTGGCCATGTTGAAGAAGATCCGGGGGACCGACAATGTCGATGCAGAGTACGAGGAAATACTACACGCCTGCGAGATGGCACGACAGGTGAAGCAACCTTTCAAGAATCTCATGAAGAGAAGTAGCCGACCGCAATTGGTTATTGCCATCGTGATGCAAGTCTTCCAGCAGTTCACTGGGATCAACGCCATCATGTTCTATGCACCAGTCCTCTTTCAGACCATCGGATTTAAGAATGATGCTTCACTTCTTTCTGCGGTCATCACGGGGATCGTCAATGTTCTGTCTACCGTCGTATCAGTGGTCTTAGTGGACAAAGTCGGGAGGAGATTCCTGCTTCTTGAAGCTTGTGGCCAGATGTTGATCACACAG GTGGCTATTGGAGGCATTTTGCTTGTGAATTTGAAAGCAACCAATGAGCTGGGACACGGAGtggcagtttgggtggtggtgctCGTGTGCCTATTCGTTTCTAGCTTTGCTTGGTCTTGGGGTCCACTTGGCTGGTTGATTCCTAGTGAAACTTTCCCCCTGGCGACGAGGACCGCCGGCTATGCCTTTGCCGTCAGCTCCAACATGCTTTTCACCTTTGTCATTGCCCAAGCTTTCCTATCTATGATGTGTCATCTACGTGCcgggatcttcttcttctttggtgcatgGATTGTGGTGATGGGTTTGTTCGTCATCTTCTTATTGCCCGAGACCAAGAACGTGCCGATCGATGAAATGACCGAGAAAGTTTGGAAGCAACATTGGTTCTGGAAGAGATTCATGGATGAGGAAGAAGACAAAAAACACTCCGTCTAA